The Microtus ochrogaster isolate Prairie Vole_2 unplaced genomic scaffold, MicOch1.0 UNK35, whole genome shotgun sequence genome has a segment encoding these proteins:
- the Slamf8 gene encoding SLAM family member 8: MWCLWGLLLCEALLPIVVISVQVLSKVGDSVLLDAECPPGFQVREAIWRSLWPSEELLATFFRGSLETLYRSQFLGRVQLHGNLSLELGPLKTEDSGNFSLLMVDTGGKIWTQTLHLKVYDTVPKPMVQVFTAATEETQAPNTCQVFLSCWVSNISDITYSWRRERTMDVDAELHSFFSNGQLLSVSLGLGDQDVAYTCTASNPVSWDTATVTPWESCHPEAASGKASYKDVLLVVVPISLFLILAGLLGVWHHGLCSGKKKDASTDRVVSETENPLV, translated from the exons ATGTGGTGCCTCTGGGGTCTTCTTCTCTGCGAAG CACTCCTTCCCATTGTGGTTATCAGTGTCCAAGTGCTAAGCAAGGTGGGAGACTCCGTGCTGCTGGACGCAGAGTGCCCTCCCGGCTTCCAAGTGCGGGAGGCCATCTGGCGATCTCTCTGGCCATCAGAGGAGCTCCTGGCCACATTTTTTCGAGGTTCCTTGGAAACTCTGTACCGCTCCCAATTCCTGGGCCGAGTCCAGCTGCATGGCAACCTCAGTCTGGAGCTTGGGCCCCTGAAAACTGAAGACAGTGGCAACTTCTCTTTGCTGATGGTGGATACAGGGGGTAAAATCTGGACCCAGACCCTGCATCTCAAAGTGTATG ACACAGTACCCAAGCCCATGGTTCAAGTGTTCACTGCTGCAACAGAAGAGACTCAAGCCCCCAATACCTGCCAAGTCTTCTTGTCCTGCTGGGTCTCCAACATCAGTGACATAACCTATAGCTGGCGACGGGAGAGGACAATGGACGTTGATGCAGAACTGCACAGCTTTTTCTCAAATGGACAGCTGCTAAGTGTCTCACTGGGACTGGGAGACCAAGATGTGGCCTATACCTGCACTGCCTCCAACCCCGTCAGCTGGGATACGGCCACAGTCACTCCCTGGGAGAGTTGCCATCCCGAGGCAG CCTCCGGGAAGGCTTCCTACAAGGATGTGCTGCTGGTGGTCGTGCCCATCTCACTCTTCCTGATTCTAGCTGGTCTCCTTGGGGTATGGCACCATGGCCTCTGCTCAG ggaagaagaaggatgcTAGCACTGACAGAGTGGTTTCGGAGACGGAGAATCCCCTCGTGTAA